A window of Juglans regia cultivar Chandler chromosome 7, Walnut 2.0, whole genome shotgun sequence contains these coding sequences:
- the LOC109013126 gene encoding uncharacterized protein LOC109013126: MSSISQGLVLATAMAISSTALFLAYCRQKSFPPTQISENQDPQHPEKQILRSCLYSEEKKKERKKKKVQFAEDVKDPSGNGDKYRKEQTKPSKAEMDCRNKIRGVRGMPENRIALYNGILKDRVQRMQCSY, translated from the exons ATGTCTTCCATATCACAAGGTTTGGTCTTGGCTACCGCCATGGCTATCTCTAGCACAGCCCTGTTTCTTGCTTATTGTAGGCAGAAGTCTTTCCCACCGACCCAGATTTCCGAAAATCAGGATCCCCAGCACCCGGAAAAGCAAATTCTACGTTCTTGCTTATATTCAG aggaaaagaaaaaggagagaaagaagaagaaagtgcaATTTGCAGAGGATGTGAAGGACCCAAGTGGGAATGGCGACAAATACAGGAAGGAGCAAACGAAACCGAGCAAAGCTGAAATGGATTGCAGAAACAAAATCCGGGGAGTTCGTGGAATGCCAGAGAATCGGATTGCTTTGTACAATGGAATTCTCAAAGACCGTGTGCAAAGAATGCAGTGTTCATATTGA